The DNA region cccacactgctgcagtggcaccCATCACCTCTAGGCTCATTTCAATTGccaaagacctttaatatcacagtgggggacccacacacaacacccacatccctggcaccagcaacgcccacctcaccacagcatcagccacacggtgtggctgagcaccagctctgcctcctcctcctcctcgcccgggGCCATGCaatgccccttcccaccccctccaagcctcacccccgccccgcggccccgccgctctccgcctcccccgccccttcccctccccgcagcagctGCACCAGCTCCCCCGTGAGCCgatacctcttcccctcccaccaaaAGTGAGTCGGGGGCTGCTCCGGCCCCTGCTCGTACTCGAAGCGGGACCCCCACTCCAGAGCCAGCGCCGAGcgcaccggccccgcgccccccgcccagCCCGGCGCCGGGTGGTACAAGCGCCCGTTCTCCGGCAGCATCACCAGCGCCTCGGGCCGGAAAGGCACGGCCAGCCGCTCCCCACCGCCGCAGAACGACAGCACGGcgcggcgggaggaggaggaggctgaggaggaggcgtCCGGGGGCAGGAGGCGGGTGAAGACGATGGGTCTGTGCTCGCAGCGCAGGAGGTTGCG from Colius striatus isolate bColStr4 unplaced genomic scaffold, bColStr4.1.hap1 scaffold_109, whole genome shotgun sequence includes:
- the LOC133629056 gene encoding UPF0598 protein C8orf82 homolog, encoding VTFLTFFFTRLERNRSGRYEREFPFVSRCGAERNLLRCEHRPIVFTRLLPPDASSSASSSSRRAVLSFCGGGERLAVPFRPEALVMLPENGRLYHPAPGWAGGAGPVRSALALEWGSRFEYEQGPEQPPTHFWWEGKRYRLTGELVQLLRGGEGAGEAESGGAAGRG